A DNA window from Phragmites australis chromosome 11, lpPhrAust1.1, whole genome shotgun sequence contains the following coding sequences:
- the LOC133885692 gene encoding probable serine acetyltransferase 5 has product MPVGQPHAHAPDSGGDGGGVANHSNHQPHSPPPPALPAEVVPAYPPPESVDDEIWVWTQIKAEARRDADAEPALASFLYATVLSHPSLPRSLSFHLANKLCSSTLLSTLLYDLFLASFTAYPSLRAAVVADLLAAHSRDPACVGFSHCLLNYKGFLAIQAQRIAHVLWAQQRRPLALALQSRVADVFAVDIHPAAVVGKGILLDHATGVVIGETAVIGDNVSILHHVTLGGTGKAVGDRHPKIGDGVLIGAGATILGNVKINAGAKIGAGSLVLIDVPARSTAVGNPARLIGGKKAEGEKDEDMPGESMDHTSFIRQWSDYTI; this is encoded by the coding sequence ATGCCGGTCGGCCAGCCGCACGCGCACGCGCCCGACAGCGGTGGCGACGGGGGTGGCGTCGCGAACCACTCCAACCACCAGCCCCACTCGCCGCCTCCCCCCGCGCTCCCCGCGGAGGTGGTGCCGGCGTACCCGCCCCCGGAGTCGGTGGACGACGAGATCTGGGTCTGGACCCAGATCAAGGCGGAGGCCCGCCGCGACGCGGACGCGGAGCCGGCGCTCGCGTCGTTCCTCTACGCCACCGTGCTGTCCCACCCGTCCCTGCCGCGGTCCCTCTCCTTCCACCTCGCCAACAAGCTCTGCTCCTCCACCCTCCTCTCCACGCTTCTCTACGACCTCTTCCTCGCCTCCTTCACCGCGTACCCTTCCCTccgcgccgccgtcgtcgccgaccTCCTCGCCGCGCACTCCCGCGACCCCGCCTGCGTCGGCTTCTCGCACTGCCTCCTCAACTACAAGGGCTTCCTCGCCATCCAGGCCCAGCGCATCGCGCACGTCCTCTGGGCGCAGCAGCGCCGCCCCCTCGCGCTCGCGCTCCAGTCCCGCGTTGCTGACGTATTCGCCGTCGACATCCACCCCGCCGCCGTCGTGGGGAAGGGCATCCTCCTCGACCACGCCACCGGCGTCGTCATCGGTGAGACGGCCGTCATCGGTGACAACGTCTCGATCCTCCACCACGTCACCTTGGGTGGCACTGGGAAGGCGGTCGGCGACCGGCACCCCAAGATTGGGGATGGCGTGCTGATTGGTGCAGGAGCCACGATTCTTGGCAACGTGAAGATTAATGCTGGGGCTAAGATTGGGGCAGGATCGTTGGTGCTGATAGATGTTCCGGCGAGGAGCACGGCGGTGGGGAATCCCGCGAGGCTGATCGGTGGGAAGAAAGCGGAGGGCGAGAAGGATGAGGACATGCCGGGGGAGTCCATGGATCACACGTCCTTCATACGGCAGTGGTCAGATTACACCATTTGA